A window from Nocardioides mesophilus encodes these proteins:
- the mraZ gene encoding division/cell wall cluster transcriptional repressor MraZ: MFFGTYTPRLDDKGRLFLPAKFRDELAEGLVVTRGQERCLYVWSMEEFGKLTERLREVPVTNKAARDYVRMFFAGASDETPDKQGRVTIPPMLRDYASLSKDCIVIGAMNRVEIWDSAAWQTYSESQEQAFADLSEDVFPGL; encoded by the coding sequence ATGTTCTTCGGCACCTACACCCCCCGGCTCGACGACAAGGGGCGGCTGTTCCTCCCGGCGAAGTTCCGGGACGAGCTTGCGGAGGGTCTCGTGGTCACTCGAGGGCAGGAGCGCTGCCTCTACGTGTGGTCCATGGAGGAGTTCGGCAAGCTCACCGAGCGGCTGCGTGAGGTGCCGGTCACCAACAAGGCGGCACGGGACTACGTGCGGATGTTCTTCGCCGGCGCCTCGGACGAGACGCCGGACAAGCAGGGCCGCGTGACCATCCCGCCGATGCTGCGGGACTACGCGTCGCTGTCGAAGGACTGCATCGTCATCGGCGCGATGAACCGGGTGGAGATCTGGGACAGCGCGGCGTGGCAGACCTACTCCGAGTCCCAGGAGCAGGCGTTCGCCGACCTGT
- a CDS encoding AAA family ATPase has product MEPDTHEQARGAGAVGGPADLDTLGRVAARVRGSIEKVIEGKPEVARLALVVLLAEGHLLIEDVPGVGKTMLSKTLARSIDCSVRRIQFTPDLLPSDVTGVSIFNQDSREFEFRPGGVFANIVVGDEINRASPKTQSALLECMEERQVTVDGSTYHLEAPFMVIATQNPIEMEGTYALPEAQRDRFMARVSMGYPVEAAEIAMLNSHTGSNPLGDLEPVTDAAEIRDLIEVVNDVYVAEPVQRYTVAITTATRRSPELMLGASPRATLHLVRAAKAAAALAGRDYVIPDDVQALAVQVLAHRMLPTVEASMSGRTPEAALRQIVAGVAMPESRRGS; this is encoded by the coding sequence GTGGAACCCGACACCCACGAACAGGCCCGTGGCGCGGGGGCGGTCGGCGGTCCGGCCGACCTCGACACCCTGGGCCGGGTGGCCGCGCGGGTGCGGGGCAGCATCGAGAAGGTGATCGAGGGCAAGCCCGAGGTCGCGCGGCTGGCGCTCGTGGTGCTCCTGGCCGAGGGCCACCTGCTCATCGAGGACGTGCCCGGCGTCGGCAAGACGATGCTGAGCAAGACCCTCGCCCGCTCCATCGACTGCTCGGTGCGCCGGATCCAGTTCACCCCGGACCTGCTGCCCTCCGACGTCACCGGCGTCTCGATCTTCAACCAGGACAGCCGCGAGTTCGAGTTCCGCCCCGGAGGGGTCTTCGCCAACATCGTGGTCGGCGACGAGATCAACCGGGCCTCCCCCAAGACCCAGTCGGCGCTGTTGGAGTGCATGGAGGAGCGCCAGGTCACGGTGGACGGCTCCACCTACCACCTCGAGGCGCCGTTCATGGTGATCGCGACCCAGAACCCGATCGAGATGGAGGGCACCTACGCCCTGCCGGAGGCGCAGCGGGACCGGTTCATGGCCCGGGTCTCGATGGGCTACCCGGTCGAGGCGGCCGAGATCGCGATGCTGAACTCCCACACCGGCTCCAACCCGCTCGGCGACCTCGAGCCCGTCACTGACGCCGCCGAGATCCGCGACCTGATCGAGGTCGTCAACGACGTCTACGTCGCCGAGCCCGTCCAGCGCTACACGGTGGCGATCACCACCGCCACCCGCCGCTCCCCCGAGCTGATGCTCGGCGCCTCGCCGCGCGCCACCTTGCACCTGGTGCGGGCGGCCAAGGCCGCGGCCGCGCTGGCCGGACGCGACTACGTGATCCCCGACGACGTACAAGCCCTCGCGGTGCAGGTCCTGGCGCACCGGATGCTGCCGACCGTCGAGGCGTCGATGAGCGGTCGTACGCCGGAGGCCGCGTTGCGCCAGATCGTCGCGGGCGTGGCGATGCCCGAGAGCCGACGCGGGTCCTGA